In Spirosoma aureum, a single genomic region encodes these proteins:
- a CDS encoding SHOCT domain-containing protein, with product MKSIIVLLLLIAQLAFAQSPVTRDQMSQTNRVSKEQLSAGYQTAVTGWVVHTDDTLQLGKGSMPDKRFAFIYESLTSFNYANSANSPNAYDRRNYLNSNMSGQRVRVKELLQYGTKRTGYTMIAKVGVGNIVNYWIEIDNAVEAGEILPPERYRTAKKSEAISTSGSVADELKKLKELMDAGVITKEEFEAQKKKLLN from the coding sequence ATGAAATCAATTATTGTCCTACTCCTTTTAATTGCTCAATTGGCATTCGCTCAATCGCCTGTTACGCGGGATCAGATGAGTCAAACAAATCGGGTTTCTAAAGAGCAATTAAGCGCTGGTTACCAAACGGCTGTTACTGGATGGGTTGTTCATACAGATGATACCCTTCAATTAGGAAAAGGGTCAATGCCTGACAAGCGGTTTGCCTTTATTTATGAATCCCTAACCAGCTTTAATTACGCCAACTCAGCCAATTCGCCCAATGCCTATGATAGGCGAAACTACCTCAATTCGAATATGAGCGGCCAGCGGGTTCGCGTAAAAGAGTTGCTCCAATACGGTACTAAGCGCACTGGCTACACAATGATAGCCAAGGTAGGCGTTGGCAATATTGTTAATTACTGGATCGAGATCGACAATGCCGTCGAAGCTGGTGAAATTCTACCTCCTGAACGCTACAGAACGGCCAAGAAGTCAGAAGCAATTAGTACTTCCGGCAGCGTAGCGGATGAGTTAAAAAAACTAAAGGAGCTTATGGATGCTGGTGTAATTACCAAAGAGGAATTTGAGGCCCAGAAAAAGAAGCTTTTAAATTAA
- a CDS encoding capsule assembly Wzi family protein, which produces MPGSEAAPWLKKTGFTDRTSWQVEAGGFASSSGTVPFWLQTNQFGTVPKLAPTGLMKVTVHREYQAATSSKIPKVDWGYGVEVVGWTGTQNQALLSEGYLKGRLGKIEVMAGRRRQIIGLAESSLSSGSYIWSGNALPVPQVQLSIPDYIPLGFSRGFIALKGLYSHGWFGNGPYVQKSFLHQKAIYLRLGKPTARVRLYGAFTHLAQWGGFAPFLERDPTSSFDGQLAQSMEAYLNVVLPMKTDALKNRAKFTTFDQNRVGDHRGSAELSLEIKLGQTSLYAYQQHFYDLGRKLYNLRNIEDGLYGLRLVNHKARPFFEEVVLELFNSGNQGVLQFGKSLGGEAENYFTNGQYPESWSYQGRTLGTPFISQASDTRADLPRLPFSGYTLDNTLIEGVHGINNNRVRALYGAVSGWLGSDWHYLLKASYSQNYGMFAIPFPAETMQLSMMTSLTRSIRWFGGSSLLFAAGYDQGQLLASAEQIGGYLGLRKSWKTH; this is translated from the coding sequence TTGCCTGGATCTGAAGCAGCACCCTGGTTAAAGAAAACCGGGTTTACCGATCGAACGAGCTGGCAGGTGGAAGCAGGCGGCTTCGCATCCTCTTCCGGCACTGTCCCTTTCTGGCTTCAGACCAATCAGTTTGGGACCGTGCCCAAGCTAGCGCCGACAGGTCTTATGAAAGTGACCGTTCACCGGGAGTACCAGGCTGCTACAAGCAGCAAAATCCCTAAAGTGGATTGGGGCTATGGTGTCGAAGTGGTGGGCTGGACAGGAACCCAAAACCAGGCTTTACTGTCAGAGGGCTATCTGAAGGGGCGACTGGGCAAGATAGAAGTGATGGCGGGGCGACGCCGACAGATCATTGGGCTGGCCGAAAGCTCACTGTCCTCGGGTTCCTACATCTGGTCGGGGAATGCCCTGCCTGTCCCGCAAGTGCAGCTCAGTATACCCGATTACATTCCGTTAGGCTTTAGTCGGGGCTTTATTGCCCTTAAAGGGCTTTATTCCCATGGCTGGTTTGGCAACGGCCCTTACGTGCAGAAATCGTTCCTGCATCAGAAAGCAATCTATTTGCGGCTGGGTAAACCCACCGCCAGGGTCAGACTCTATGGAGCCTTTACCCATCTGGCTCAGTGGGGCGGGTTTGCTCCATTTCTCGAACGGGACCCAACCAGCTCCTTTGATGGACAGTTAGCTCAAAGTATGGAAGCCTACCTCAATGTTGTGTTACCGATGAAAACGGATGCGCTAAAGAACCGGGCCAAGTTTACCACTTTCGATCAGAACCGGGTGGGCGATCACCGGGGTTCTGCGGAGTTATCGCTGGAAATTAAGTTGGGGCAGACGTCCCTCTATGCCTATCAGCAGCATTTCTATGATCTGGGCCGGAAGTTATATAACCTGCGCAACATTGAAGATGGCCTGTATGGGCTACGTCTGGTGAATCACAAGGCGAGGCCCTTTTTTGAGGAAGTCGTATTGGAGCTGTTCAATTCGGGGAATCAGGGCGTGCTTCAGTTTGGCAAAAGTCTGGGTGGGGAAGCGGAGAATTACTTCACCAATGGCCAATATCCCGAGAGTTGGTCGTATCAGGGGCGCACGCTGGGCACACCCTTTATCAGCCAGGCCAGCGATACACGAGCAGATTTACCGCGACTGCCCTTTTCGGGTTACACGCTCGACAATACGTTGATCGAAGGCGTTCATGGCATCAACAACAACCGGGTCAGAGCACTATATGGGGCCGTTTCGGGCTGGCTCGGCTCCGATTGGCACTATCTGCTTAAAGCGTCCTATAGCCAGAATTACGGCATGTTCGCGATCCCGTTTCCAGCCGAGACGATGCAGCTATCGATGATGACCTCATTAACCCGGTCAATTCGCTGGTTTGGTGGCTCTTCGCTGTTGTTTGCCGCAGGCTATGATCAGGGCCAGTTACTGGCTAGTGCCGAGCAGATTGGAGGCTATCTGGGCTTGCGCAAGTCCTGGAAAACCCACTGA